One Rhabdothermincola sediminis DNA window includes the following coding sequences:
- the corA gene encoding magnesium/cobalt transporter CorA — protein MLEVRVFTGGQQVEQIAPEAISSHVGRSGELVWVDVVGPTEDDLACITGEFDLHPLAVDDVRFRNQRPKVDLYPSHAFLVGYAHDEDPLDLPEVELFVGPNWLVSVRSPNGAGRVFDVRPAVERFERTSGDGAGVGFFLYTLLDDMVDGYFDTVEGAEDRLASIESSLFRAYSNDRGAEAGEQVIAALDRELQGELLHIRRTLIALRRKVVPMREVVLVILRREIPWIEDRAILYFQDVLDHLLRVVDEIDTQRELLGNIVDAHLALVANRTNDVMKKTSGWGAILIVATLIAGIYGMNFRNMPELEWRYGYFGALGTMLVTTAGLYAYFKRKGWI, from the coding sequence GTGCTCGAGGTCCGGGTGTTCACCGGCGGCCAGCAGGTGGAGCAGATCGCCCCCGAGGCGATCTCCTCCCACGTGGGCCGTTCTGGGGAGTTGGTGTGGGTCGACGTGGTCGGACCCACGGAGGACGACCTGGCCTGCATCACCGGCGAGTTCGACCTCCACCCGCTCGCCGTCGACGACGTGCGGTTCCGCAACCAGCGACCCAAGGTCGACCTCTACCCCTCCCACGCCTTCCTCGTGGGCTACGCCCACGACGAGGACCCCCTGGACCTCCCCGAGGTCGAGCTGTTCGTCGGGCCGAACTGGCTGGTCAGCGTTCGTTCTCCGAACGGGGCCGGTCGGGTCTTCGACGTGAGGCCGGCGGTCGAGCGCTTCGAGCGCACCTCCGGGGACGGCGCCGGGGTCGGGTTCTTCCTGTACACGCTGCTCGACGACATGGTCGACGGCTACTTCGACACCGTCGAGGGAGCGGAGGACCGGCTCGCCTCGATCGAGTCCAGCCTGTTCCGGGCGTACTCGAACGACCGGGGGGCCGAAGCGGGCGAGCAGGTGATCGCCGCCCTGGACCGGGAGCTGCAAGGAGAGCTGCTCCACATTCGCCGTACCCTCATCGCCCTGCGGCGCAAGGTGGTCCCGATGCGCGAGGTGGTGCTCGTGATCCTGCGCCGCGAGATCCCCTGGATCGAGGATCGGGCGATCCTCTACTTCCAGGACGTGCTCGACCACCTCCTGCGGGTCGTCGACGAGATCGACACCCAGCGGGAGCTGCTCGGCAACATCGTGGACGCCCACCTCGCGCTGGTCGCGAACCGCACCAATGACGTCATGAAGAAGACGAGCGGCTGGGGTGCCATCCTCATCGTGGCCACACTGATAGCCGGCATCTACGGCATGAACTTCCGCAACATGCCTGAGCTCGAATGGCGCTACGGCTACTTCGGCGCGCTGGGCACCATGCTCGTGACGACCGCGGGGCTGTACGCGTACTTCAAGCGGAAAGGCTGGATCTGA
- a CDS encoding magnesium transporter produces the protein MATRALRRSVARVRAAAASDAAGLRQALAALLVSSGGDLLAGLTLGAITGTLEALPGLLVLVPAAIGMRGNIFGALGSRLGTAIHTGTFRFSWRRDTVVGQNLWASVVLTLSISAALAVLAKTMASLFGVADTISLLDFLVISIVGGVLSSVVVLAVTLGVAGLSVRRGWDMDNVAAPLVTASGDMVTLPSLFLATFLVGLGGVTAVIGTLSALVAVTALGLAWRTDREVMRRVLHESMPVLLVAGTIDIVAGLTIEHRVESFLTYPALLVLVPPFLEDTGALGGILSARLASKLHLGVITPAVKPQRPARDDFAIIGLLAVPVFTLLALSADLVSALFGFASPGALQMIAITLIGGLLSTAVAVVVSYYGSALTYRLGLDPDNYGIPLLTSTMDLVGALSLVFAIIVLRVS, from the coding sequence GTGGCCACCCGAGCCCTTCGCCGCTCTGTCGCGCGCGTCCGGGCCGCGGCCGCGTCGGATGCGGCCGGGCTCCGTCAGGCGCTGGCCGCCCTGCTCGTCTCCTCCGGTGGTGACCTCCTCGCCGGTCTGACCCTCGGCGCCATCACCGGCACCCTCGAGGCCCTCCCCGGGCTGCTCGTGCTGGTGCCGGCCGCGATCGGCATGCGCGGCAACATCTTCGGTGCGCTCGGCAGCCGTTTGGGCACGGCCATCCACACCGGAACGTTCCGGTTCTCCTGGCGCCGCGACACCGTGGTGGGCCAGAACCTGTGGGCCTCCGTGGTGCTCACCCTGTCGATCTCGGCCGCGCTGGCGGTGCTGGCCAAGACCATGGCCAGCCTCTTCGGGGTTGCCGACACCATCTCGCTGCTCGACTTCCTGGTCATCTCGATCGTGGGTGGGGTGCTCTCGTCGGTGGTGGTACTCGCGGTCACCCTCGGGGTGGCCGGGCTTTCGGTCCGCCGGGGATGGGACATGGACAACGTGGCGGCGCCTCTGGTGACCGCCAGCGGCGACATGGTCACCCTCCCGTCGCTGTTCCTGGCCACGTTCCTGGTGGGTCTCGGTGGGGTGACAGCCGTCATCGGGACGCTGTCGGCGCTGGTCGCGGTCACCGCGTTGGGGCTGGCGTGGCGCACGGACCGCGAAGTCATGCGGCGGGTGTTGCACGAGTCCATGCCGGTCCTGCTCGTCGCCGGCACCATCGACATCGTGGCCGGTCTCACCATCGAGCACCGGGTCGAGTCGTTCCTCACCTATCCGGCGTTGCTGGTGCTGGTGCCGCCGTTCCTCGAGGACACGGGCGCCCTCGGTGGGATCCTCTCCGCCCGGCTGGCGTCGAAGCTGCACCTGGGTGTGATCACCCCGGCGGTCAAGCCACAGCGCCCCGCCAGGGACGACTTCGCCATCATCGGGCTCCTCGCGGTGCCGGTGTTCACGTTGCTCGCGCTCTCCGCCGATCTGGTCTCGGCGCTGTTCGGGTTCGCCAGCCCGGGGGCGCTGCAGATGATCGCCATCACGTTGATCGGGGGGCTGCTTTCCACCGCCGTGGCCGTCGTCGTGTCGTACTACGGCAGCGCGCTCACGTACCGGCTGGGTCTGGACCCCGACAACTACGGCATCCCGCTGCTGACCTCGACGATGGATCTGGTGGGCGCGCTGTCGCTGGTCTTCGCCATCATCGTCCTCCGGGTGTCCTGA
- the mptB gene encoding polyprenol phosphomannose-dependent alpha 1,6 mannosyltransferase MptB translates to MNPTSLDHPPTVTRPERWRDRARGLLLGEPVGEELTPYEPAVVVPDPHLGRGSLRRNGLLVASTISGLLGTAIIVATAPVWRLDLFSKRLAIPGIPTPGSSFFAGASFLLGVCLLTVGWVILIGRSERQRWSEQRRLLMVAVVVAVWAVPLLFGPPLLSNDAYSYVAQGELASRGFDPTSHGPVYLGAGKIMSAADPVWRNAPAPYGPVAIGLSRLVVEITGHEPASALLGMRVLAIIGVVMSAVGVGLIARSYQVSPASAIAIGIANPLVLLHLVGGSHNDALMLGFLALGLAAVRADRRWLGIVLVAAATAVKLPAAAAFLFIGWTWTPVQVSLRRRAGQAGAVLAAGMAVVGVLCVLGGTGLGWITNLRGTGTVKTTFSATTRLGFVLSDGLHAVGLPVDQETVVSLTRLAGLLLAGGLSLLILLRSPQLGLVRAVGLVMIVVIVLGPVVWPWYLPPGFALLAGAGIGKYRPSYLVGVFAVSLLVFPTTVEGVPTLSRYQHVLALGVVVLIVGACFAAQWIADRARDRRIRRHRSDGTLPEAVEVASALSR, encoded by the coding sequence GTGAACCCGACGTCCCTCGACCACCCCCCGACCGTGACGCGCCCCGAGCGGTGGCGCGACCGCGCCCGCGGCTTGCTGCTCGGCGAGCCGGTGGGGGAGGAGCTCACCCCGTACGAGCCCGCCGTGGTGGTGCCGGATCCGCACCTCGGCCGAGGGTCCCTGCGCCGCAACGGTCTGCTCGTGGCGTCGACCATCTCGGGCCTGCTCGGCACGGCGATCATCGTGGCCACCGCGCCGGTGTGGCGGCTCGATCTGTTCTCGAAGCGGCTGGCGATCCCGGGCATCCCCACCCCCGGCAGCTCGTTCTTCGCCGGGGCCAGCTTCCTGCTCGGGGTGTGCCTGCTGACCGTCGGCTGGGTGATCCTCATCGGTCGCTCCGAGCGGCAGCGCTGGAGCGAGCAGCGGCGCCTGCTCATGGTGGCGGTGGTCGTCGCGGTGTGGGCCGTGCCCCTCCTGTTCGGCCCGCCGCTGCTCTCCAACGACGCCTACAGCTACGTGGCCCAGGGGGAGCTGGCCAGCCGGGGCTTCGACCCCACCTCGCACGGTCCGGTCTACCTCGGAGCCGGCAAGATCATGAGCGCCGCCGATCCCGTCTGGCGCAACGCTCCGGCACCATACGGCCCGGTGGCGATCGGCCTCAGCCGGTTGGTGGTGGAGATCACCGGTCATGAACCCGCCTCGGCGCTGCTGGGCATGCGCGTACTGGCCATCATTGGGGTGGTCATGTCCGCGGTGGGCGTGGGCCTGATCGCCCGCAGCTACCAGGTCTCGCCCGCCAGCGCGATCGCCATCGGCATCGCGAACCCGCTGGTGCTGCTGCACCTCGTGGGTGGTAGCCACAACGACGCGCTGATGCTGGGCTTCCTGGCTCTCGGCCTGGCCGCGGTCCGCGCCGACCGCCGGTGGCTGGGGATCGTCCTCGTGGCCGCGGCCACCGCGGTGAAGCTGCCGGCTGCGGCCGCGTTCCTCTTCATCGGCTGGACCTGGACCCCCGTGCAGGTGTCGCTCCGGCGCCGGGCCGGGCAGGCCGGGGCGGTCCTGGCCGCGGGCATGGCGGTGGTCGGGGTGCTGTGTGTGCTCGGCGGCACCGGGCTCGGATGGATCACGAACCTGCGGGGGACCGGCACGGTCAAGACCACGTTCTCCGCCACCACCCGTCTCGGGTTCGTGCTCTCCGACGGGCTGCACGCGGTGGGCCTGCCGGTCGACCAGGAGACGGTCGTGTCGCTCACCCGCCTGGCAGGTCTCCTGCTGGCCGGAGGGCTGTCGCTGCTCATCCTGCTCCGGAGTCCCCAGCTGGGCCTGGTGCGGGCGGTGGGGTTGGTGATGATCGTGGTCATCGTGCTCGGCCCCGTGGTCTGGCCCTGGTACCTGCCTCCGGGGTTCGCGCTCCTCGCCGGGGCAGGGATCGGCAAGTACCGCCCCTCTTACTTGGTCGGCGTGTTCGCCGTGAGCCTCCTGGTGTTCCCCACCACGGTGGAGGGGGTGCCGACGCTCAGCCGCTACCAGCACGTCCTGGCACTCGGCGTCGTGGTCCTCATCGTGGGCGCCTGCTTCGCCGCCCAGTGGATCGCGGACCGAGCCCGCGACCGCCGCATCCGCCGTCACCGCAGCGACGGCACGTTGCCTGAGGCGGTGGAGGTCGCGTCCGCCCTGAGCCGCTGA
- the glgB gene encoding 1,4-alpha-glucan branching protein GlgB: MSDDAAREQVFVSDEDLWLFNEGAHSRLYEKLGCHLLGDGLAVFGVWAPNARKVSVVGDFNDWRAGVDVLEPQRSSGIWQGTVDGVSAGDCYKFHIESRARGYVVDKADPFAFHAEQPPRTASRVHRFSHVWGDGEWMEGRAARNSLDDPMAIYEVHLGSWRHAEHEHRSLNYREVAPALAAYVAERGFTHVELLPVMEHPFYGSWGYQTTGYFAPTSRFGTPEDFMYLVDTLHRYGIAVILDWVPSHFPADEHGLGFFDGTHLFEHADPRKGRHPDWDSLIFNYDRHEVRSFLLSSACFWLDRYHADGLRVDAVASMLYLDYSRREGEWIPNEHGGNENLGALRFLKQLNTVVYRDFPGIQTFAEESTAWPMVSRPVELGGLGFGLKWDMGWMHDTLRYFAREPVHRRYHHGDLTFRAIYAFTENFCLPLSHDEVVHGKGSLLHKMPGDRWQQFANLRLLFGYMYGLPGKKLLFMGDEWAQPEEWDHDRQLRWDLLAVEEHRRVQQWVTDLNRLHRDEPALHELDTEPAGFEWVDATDAAASVLSFLRLPRRDEGGEPTTPGGREILVVCNFTPVPREGYRVGVPRPGRWLELANSDADVYGGSGVGNAGGLDAEEVPWHGRPASLPLTLPPLAAIFLAPAPA; the protein is encoded by the coding sequence GTGAGCGACGACGCGGCCCGCGAGCAGGTGTTCGTGTCCGACGAGGACCTGTGGCTGTTCAACGAAGGTGCGCACAGCCGGCTCTACGAGAAGCTGGGCTGTCACCTCCTCGGTGACGGCCTGGCGGTGTTCGGGGTGTGGGCGCCCAATGCCCGGAAGGTCTCGGTGGTCGGTGACTTCAACGATTGGCGCGCCGGCGTCGACGTGCTCGAACCGCAGCGCTCGTCGGGCATCTGGCAGGGGACGGTCGACGGCGTCTCGGCCGGTGACTGCTACAAGTTCCACATCGAGTCGAGAGCTCGCGGCTACGTCGTCGACAAGGCCGACCCGTTCGCCTTCCACGCCGAGCAGCCGCCGCGCACCGCGTCGCGGGTGCACCGCTTCTCCCACGTGTGGGGCGACGGTGAGTGGATGGAGGGGCGTGCGGCGAGGAACTCACTCGATGATCCGATGGCGATCTACGAGGTGCATCTGGGCTCGTGGCGCCATGCCGAGCACGAGCACCGTTCGCTCAACTACCGGGAGGTCGCCCCGGCGTTGGCGGCGTACGTCGCCGAGCGCGGATTCACCCACGTGGAGCTCCTCCCCGTCATGGAGCATCCGTTCTACGGCTCGTGGGGCTACCAGACGACCGGCTACTTCGCTCCCACGTCGCGGTTCGGTACGCCCGAGGACTTCATGTACCTGGTCGACACCCTGCACCGGTATGGCATCGCCGTGATCCTGGACTGGGTGCCGTCGCACTTCCCGGCCGATGAGCACGGCCTCGGCTTCTTCGATGGAACGCATCTGTTCGAGCACGCCGACCCACGCAAGGGTCGGCATCCCGATTGGGACAGCCTGATCTTCAACTACGACCGGCACGAGGTGCGCAGCTTCTTGCTGTCGAGCGCGTGCTTCTGGCTCGACCGGTACCACGCCGACGGGCTACGGGTCGACGCGGTGGCGTCGATGCTGTACCTCGACTACTCGCGCCGCGAGGGCGAGTGGATCCCGAACGAGCACGGTGGCAACGAGAACCTCGGCGCCCTGCGGTTCCTCAAGCAGCTCAACACGGTCGTCTACCGGGACTTCCCCGGCATCCAGACCTTCGCCGAGGAATCCACGGCATGGCCCATGGTCTCACGACCGGTCGAGCTCGGCGGTCTGGGGTTCGGGTTGAAGTGGGACATGGGCTGGATGCACGACACCCTCCGCTACTTCGCCCGTGAGCCGGTGCACCGGCGCTACCACCATGGGGACCTGACCTTCCGGGCGATCTACGCGTTCACCGAGAACTTCTGCCTCCCGCTCTCGCACGACGAGGTGGTCCACGGCAAGGGTTCGCTGCTGCACAAGATGCCCGGTGACCGCTGGCAGCAGTTCGCCAACCTGCGGCTGCTCTTCGGGTACATGTACGGCCTCCCGGGCAAGAAGCTGCTGTTCATGGGCGACGAGTGGGCCCAGCCGGAGGAGTGGGACCATGACCGCCAGCTCCGCTGGGACCTCCTCGCGGTCGAGGAGCATCGCCGGGTCCAGCAGTGGGTGACGGACTTGAACCGCCTCCACCGCGACGAGCCGGCGTTGCACGAGCTCGACACGGAGCCGGCGGGGTTCGAGTGGGTGGATGCCACCGACGCCGCCGCCAGCGTGCTGTCGTTTCTGCGGCTGCCCCGGCGGGACGAGGGTGGCGAGCCAACTACTCCGGGCGGCCGGGAGATCCTGGTGGTGTGCAACTTCACGCCCGTACCACGCGAGGGGTACCGGGTGGGTGTGCCCCGACCCGGGCGGTGGTTGGAGCTGGCCAACAGCGATGCCGACGTGTACGGGGGCAGCGGGGTGGGCAACGCCGGCGGTCTGGACGCCGAGGAGGTTCCGTGGCACGGGCGCCCGGCTTCGCTGCCGCTGACCCTGCCCCCCCTCGCCGCGATCTTCCTCGCCCCCGCCCCGGCGTGA
- the malQ gene encoding 4-alpha-glucanotransferase, whose protein sequence is MNDGDLPDDLYGLSEWFGVQPRYWSTKGELVGADPEALVAVCRARGVALDHPHDLSPLRARVIEDLTRPVEPVVVVWGERPLVLDICIDERYTPAWLGLEVELEGGGTNRWDREVGSLPLVGRHELDGRSMLVRRVEVRADLAIGYHRLIVELGPHRHDVHLLVAPERVREPAPNDRRWGVFVPLYSLRTELGVGPHVGDLEAIAAWVGREGGSIVATLPLLASYLDRPFDPSPYAPVSRRFWNELYLDLERLPEMARSPRARSLLDHPDTQREIAELRAGSFFQYARHARLTRRVLAELAATFIREGGATSDEFRAFAAACPDVTDYARFRAAASRAGCGWHAWPESARRGMLSPADYDDAEVELHRYAQFAMHRQMSDLAARLSARGQDLYLDLPVGAHPEGYDTWRERELFAEGASTGAPPDDFFSGGQDWGFPPMQPDASRAQGHRHVAECLRHHMKVAGMVRLDHVMQLHRLYWVPEGLGATRGVYVRYPRQELFAVVAIESVRNSCLVVGEDLGTVPDEVREAMSRHGLMGMYVAQFQLPSATGAELPSPPPRALASVNTHDTPTFTGFLRALDVAGRFELGLLDERDAAQERAEREQAVANLVRFLAERGLLEEPGGEHEILRGLLRFLGESDAPAVLVMLDDLWGETDPHNVPGTPLDRPNWVRRMARSLATLAGDRSVLDDLAVLERSRARSRTRAGEMT, encoded by the coding sequence ATGAACGACGGTGACCTCCCCGATGATCTGTACGGGCTGAGCGAGTGGTTCGGGGTGCAACCCCGCTACTGGAGCACGAAGGGGGAGCTCGTCGGGGCGGACCCCGAAGCACTGGTGGCGGTGTGCCGGGCCCGGGGAGTCGCCCTCGACCACCCGCACGACCTGTCGCCTCTCCGAGCGCGGGTCATCGAGGACCTGACCCGACCCGTGGAGCCGGTGGTGGTGGTCTGGGGTGAGCGGCCGCTGGTGCTCGACATCTGCATCGACGAGCGTTACACCCCGGCCTGGTTGGGTCTCGAGGTGGAGCTGGAGGGCGGTGGCACCAACCGGTGGGATCGTGAGGTGGGCTCGCTGCCCCTCGTGGGCCGCCACGAGCTCGACGGCCGTTCGATGTTGGTACGCCGTGTCGAGGTGAGGGCGGACCTGGCCATCGGCTACCACCGGCTCATCGTCGAGCTCGGTCCGCACCGCCACGACGTCCACCTGCTCGTGGCGCCGGAACGGGTGCGCGAGCCGGCGCCGAACGACCGGCGGTGGGGGGTCTTCGTCCCGCTGTACAGCCTCCGCACCGAGCTGGGGGTCGGCCCTCACGTCGGGGACCTGGAGGCGATCGCGGCGTGGGTCGGCCGGGAGGGTGGCTCCATCGTGGCCACGCTCCCACTGCTGGCGTCCTATCTGGATCGACCGTTCGATCCCAGCCCCTACGCTCCGGTCAGCCGGCGGTTCTGGAACGAGCTGTATCTCGATCTGGAGCGGCTGCCCGAGATGGCACGGTCGCCGCGGGCCCGTTCGCTGCTCGACCACCCGGACACCCAGCGGGAGATCGCCGAGCTGCGTGCCGGCTCGTTCTTCCAGTATGCGCGCCACGCACGCCTGACACGGCGGGTGCTGGCCGAGCTGGCGGCCACCTTCATCCGGGAGGGTGGGGCGACCTCCGACGAGTTCCGGGCGTTCGCCGCCGCCTGCCCCGACGTGACCGACTATGCGCGCTTTCGTGCTGCCGCCAGCCGAGCGGGTTGCGGATGGCATGCCTGGCCGGAGTCGGCGCGCCGCGGGATGCTGTCACCGGCGGACTACGACGACGCCGAGGTGGAGTTGCACCGGTACGCCCAGTTCGCCATGCACCGCCAGATGAGCGACCTCGCGGCGAGGCTGTCGGCCCGGGGTCAGGACCTGTACCTCGACCTGCCCGTGGGCGCCCACCCGGAGGGCTACGACACCTGGCGTGAGCGGGAGCTGTTCGCCGAGGGCGCAAGCACCGGTGCCCCGCCCGACGATTTCTTCTCCGGTGGGCAGGACTGGGGCTTCCCACCGATGCAACCCGACGCCAGCCGGGCCCAGGGGCACCGCCACGTCGCTGAGTGCCTGCGCCACCACATGAAGGTCGCCGGGATGGTCCGGCTCGACCACGTCATGCAGTTGCACCGGCTGTACTGGGTGCCCGAGGGGCTCGGAGCCACCCGCGGCGTGTACGTTCGCTACCCGCGCCAGGAGCTGTTCGCGGTGGTGGCCATCGAATCGGTGCGCAACTCATGCCTCGTGGTGGGGGAGGATCTGGGTACGGTGCCCGACGAGGTGCGCGAGGCGATGAGTAGGCACGGGCTGATGGGCATGTACGTCGCGCAGTTCCAGCTACCGAGCGCCACCGGGGCGGAGCTCCCATCGCCACCGCCCCGCGCCCTGGCGTCGGTCAACACCCACGACACCCCCACGTTCACGGGCTTCCTGCGCGCCCTCGACGTCGCGGGCCGCTTCGAGCTGGGACTGCTCGACGAGCGGGACGCGGCGCAAGAGCGAGCGGAGCGGGAGCAGGCGGTCGCCAACCTGGTCCGCTTCCTGGCGGAGCGGGGCTTGCTCGAGGAACCTGGCGGGGAGCACGAGATCCTGCGGGGCCTGCTGCGGTTCCTCGGCGAGAGCGACGCGCCCGCGGTCCTGGTGATGCTCGACGACCTGTGGGGTGAGACCGACCCGCACAACGTCCCGGGCACCCCACTCGACCGCCCCAACTGGGTGCGGCGCATGGCCCGGTCGCTGGCGACCCTGGCCGGCGATCGGTCCGTGCTCGACGACCTCGCCGTGCTCGAGCGCAGCCGGGCCCGCTCCCGAACCCGGGCGGGGGAGATGACGTGA